Proteins found in one Sporosarcina jeotgali genomic segment:
- a CDS encoding alpha/beta hydrolase, whose protein sequence is MKTGVIILHGFTGGSFEVRPFVQYIKDKTNWLIDIPILPGHEPGGRLAEITAEAWLMEAELAYRRMSKQVDRIFVVGFSMGGLIALYLALRYPVERLVLLSAAAKYISPRLLLADAAILLAEPVIRHFPPNTFYHLYRYKLANTPIRSAYQFTRIVQQVEPYYSRITVPVCIVQGMLDGIVPYSSAHLLYHSLGSETKQLIFSDKGKHHICYSDDCAEWFEKVLAFMCQTDERGLV, encoded by the coding sequence GTGAAAACAGGTGTAATTATTCTGCATGGATTTACGGGCGGCTCATTTGAAGTCCGCCCTTTCGTCCAGTATATAAAGGACAAGACGAACTGGCTGATCGATATTCCGATATTGCCTGGGCATGAACCAGGAGGCAGACTCGCTGAAATCACTGCAGAAGCCTGGCTCATGGAAGCGGAACTCGCCTACAGACGGATGAGTAAGCAAGTGGATCGAATTTTTGTAGTCGGATTTTCAATGGGCGGGCTGATTGCGCTATACCTGGCGCTTAGGTATCCAGTTGAACGGCTCGTCTTACTGAGTGCTGCTGCAAAGTACATTTCACCAAGGCTGCTTTTGGCTGACGCGGCAATTTTACTGGCAGAGCCAGTCATTCGGCACTTCCCGCCGAATACGTTCTATCATTTGTATCGTTATAAATTAGCCAATACACCTATCCGTTCCGCGTACCAATTTACACGGATTGTTCAGCAAGTCGAACCGTATTATAGCAGGATCACCGTTCCCGTTTGTATTGTACAAGGCATGCTGGATGGAATTGTCCCTTACTCAAGTGCCCACTTGCTTTACCATTCGCTTGGCTCCGAAACGAAACAGCTGATCTTTTCAGATAAAGGGAAACATCATATTTGTTACAGCGATGACTGTGCGGAGTGGTTTGAAAAGGTACTCGCATTTATGTGTCAAACAGATGAACGCGGACTTGTTTAA